Proteins encoded within one genomic window of Geotalea daltonii FRC-32:
- a CDS encoding helix-turn-helix domain-containing protein: MTDYNIGAKIKKLRLAKKLTLQAVAKETGFSPALISQIENNNVSPPIATLSKIAKFFDVKVGMFFAEDEEECRFEVVRKGERKLIPRVISRSGTSQGYSYESLSFRKQNKKMEPFLLSVAEKAAEENTYSHDGEEFLFIMQGSAELLLDDERISLEEGDCVYFDSSLKHRLLSKDGSEVKVLAVVTR, translated from the coding sequence ATGACCGATTACAATATCGGCGCCAAGATAAAAAAGCTGCGTCTCGCTAAGAAACTGACACTACAGGCCGTTGCGAAAGAAACCGGATTCTCGCCGGCTCTCATTTCTCAGATCGAAAACAATAACGTTTCTCCGCCGATTGCGACGCTATCGAAAATCGCTAAGTTTTTTGACGTCAAGGTCGGTATGTTTTTCGCCGAGGATGAGGAAGAGTGCCGGTTCGAGGTGGTTCGGAAGGGTGAGCGCAAGTTGATACCCCGGGTCATCTCCCGTTCCGGAACCAGCCAGGGCTACTCGTACGAATCCCTGTCATTCAGAAAACAGAACAAGAAAATGGAACCGTTTCTGCTTTCTGTGGCAGAAAAGGCTGCCGAGGAAAATACCTACAGCCATGACGGTGAGGAGTTTCTCTTTATCATGCAAGGCAGTGCCGAACTTCTCCTGGACGACGAACGCATCTCCCTCGAAGAGGGGGACTGTGTCTACTTCGATTCTTCCCTCAAGCATCGGCTTCTATCCAAAGACGGGTCAGAGGTAAAGGTGCTTGCCGTTGTAACCAGATAA